GTGGACTACATGATCACCAGCGGCCGGGCGACGATCCTGACCTACGGCAAGGAGCGCACCAACCTGGTGCAGATCTTCGGCGCCTCGTCGAACTTCGCCACGCTCTACTCGTTCGCCATCGCCGAAGGCCGCTTCTTCACTTTCGACGAGCAGGACTCGCGCAGCCGCGTCTGCGTGCTCGGCAGCGGGCCTGCCGAGGCCCTGTTCCCCGGGATCGATCCGGTCGGCAAATCCCTGCGCCTGTTCGGGGCGGAGTACCGGGTCATCGGCGCCATGGAGAGCCGGCGCCACATCTTCGGCGCGATGGGCGACAACTTCGTCGTGACGCCTTGGACCACCTACGAGAAGGACTTCTCGACCGGCGAGTACGACGACCGCACGCTGGCCGTCACCGTCGCCGACGGCTTCGCGACCGAAGACGTCGCCGCCGACGTCACCGGCGCCCTGCGCCGCGGGCGCGGGCTCAAGCCCGGCGAGAAGGACAACTTCGCGGTCGTCGCCTCGGAGACCTACGGCGAACTCGTCGACAAGGTCACCCAGGGCGTCGCCCTGGTGCTGGTGGTGCTGTCGAGCATCGGTTTGATGGTCGGCGGCATCGGCGTGATGAACATCATGCTGATCTCGGTCACGGAACGCACGAGGGAGATCGGCGTGCGCATGGCCATCGGCGCCCGCCGCCAGGACGTGCTGCGCCAGATCCTGGTCGAAGCCGCCACGCTGACGGCCATCGGGGGGATCATCGGCGTCGTGCTGGGCTACCTCGCGGCCTGGGGCGGCACCAAGGTGCTGCGCTTCCCCTTCGCCCTGAACCCGTGGATCGTGCTGCTCGCGGTGCTGTTCTCCGCGGGGATCGGGATCGTCTTCGGGTTGTACCCTGCCAATCGGGC
This DNA window, taken from bacterium, encodes the following:
- a CDS encoding ABC transporter permease, with the protein product MNSGVMHAQEGVRQALLTIRGHRLRSVLLILGVAIGVATLLAIYTIVSGLSGRIRSDIVSSAKPYLYIARHSGLGGEDPEEALRRPQLMPELIPLLDALPGVDGVDYMITSGRATILTYGKERTNLVQIFGASSNFATLYSFAIAEGRFFTFDEQDSRSRVCVLGSGPAEALFPGIDPVGKSLRLFGAEYRVIGAMESRRHIFGAMGDNFVVTPWTTYEKDFSTGEYDDRTLAVTVADGFATEDVAADVTGALRRGRGLKPGEKDNFAVVASETYGELVDKVTQGVALVLVVLSSIGLMVGGIGVMNIMLISVTERTREIGVRMAIGARRQDVLRQILVEAATLTAIGGIIGVVLGYLAAWGGTKVLRFPFALNPWIVLLAVLFSAGIGIVFGLYPANRA